Proteins co-encoded in one Sulfuricaulis limicola genomic window:
- the pal gene encoding peptidoglycan-associated lipoprotein Pal translates to MKNRKYLVASLFIALALAGCASDEAVKPAGDGSGAAPAQTAPADSGAASGSALSDRERQRRAELLAQKRVHFAFDSSTIDDEARAIIEAHSSHLVSNPQLKVTLEGNCDERGTREYNLALGERRAQAVERMMKVLGVAGSRIKTVSYGEEKPLCQEHDESCWRQNRRAEIGY, encoded by the coding sequence ATGAAAAACAGGAAATATCTCGTTGCATCGCTGTTCATCGCTCTCGCCCTCGCCGGCTGCGCCAGTGACGAGGCCGTCAAGCCCGCGGGCGACGGATCAGGCGCCGCGCCGGCGCAGACGGCGCCTGCTGACAGCGGAGCGGCATCGGGTTCGGCCCTGTCCGATCGTGAACGGCAGAGACGCGCCGAACTGCTGGCGCAGAAGCGCGTGCATTTCGCCTTCGACAGCAGCACCATCGATGACGAGGCGCGCGCCATTATCGAGGCCCATTCATCCCACCTCGTGTCCAATCCGCAGCTCAAGGTGACGCTCGAAGGCAATTGTGACGAACGTGGCACGCGCGAGTACAACCTGGCGCTGGGCGAGCGGCGTGCGCAGGCCGTCGAGCGCATGATGAAGGTTCTCGGCGTCGCCGGCAGCCGCATCAAGACCGTTTCTTACGGCGAGGAAAAGCCGCTGTGCCAGGAACATGATGAGTCCTGCTGGCGTCAGAATCGCCGCGCCGAGATCGGCTATTAA
- the tolB gene encoding Tol-Pal system beta propeller repeat protein TolB: MRFAAKWIVTLGLLLWSIGAQAVLTIEITRGVEIGTPIAIVPFSWEGQAAPAQNVSDVIEADLARSGRFAVLPRKDFISLPHEDKDVVFKDWRILKAEALVIGSVRQAAPGKFLVQFRLYDVFKGTQIAGFRYTVGAGMLRSVAHQISDIIYEKITGEPGAFNTRIAYVTREAPAGVKPVYKLQVADSDGFNPQTVVRSPESLMSPAWSPDSKRLAYVSFEDRRSKVYIQNMTDGRRTMIAEFTGINGAPAWSPDGRSLALTLSRDGNAEIYVMQLDTRALRRLTSDPAIDTEAAWSPDGRDIVFTSDRAGTPQIYRMTASGGPAERLTFEGDYNARASYAADGKSITFISRSQGGFRVAVLRLDNRTAQVLTETSLDESPSFAPNGRMIIYATEVRGRGVLASVSADGRVRQLFKLEEGDVREPAWSPYNRELQYKE, translated from the coding sequence ATGCGATTTGCCGCCAAATGGATTGTGACGCTGGGATTACTGCTATGGTCTATCGGCGCCCAGGCGGTGCTGACCATCGAAATCACGCGCGGCGTGGAAATCGGCACGCCCATCGCGATCGTGCCGTTCAGCTGGGAGGGCCAGGCCGCGCCGGCGCAGAATGTTTCCGACGTGATCGAGGCGGATCTGGCGCGCAGCGGCCGCTTTGCCGTGCTGCCGCGCAAGGATTTCATTTCGCTGCCGCACGAGGACAAGGACGTGGTGTTCAAGGACTGGCGCATCCTCAAGGCCGAGGCCCTGGTGATCGGCAGCGTGCGTCAGGCGGCGCCGGGAAAATTTCTGGTTCAGTTCAGACTTTATGATGTCTTCAAGGGAACCCAAATCGCCGGCTTTCGCTATACCGTCGGGGCCGGGATGCTGCGTTCGGTGGCGCACCAGATCAGCGACATCATCTACGAGAAAATCACAGGCGAACCCGGCGCCTTCAATACCCGCATCGCCTACGTGACGCGCGAGGCGCCCGCGGGGGTGAAGCCGGTCTACAAGCTGCAAGTGGCGGACTCGGACGGCTTCAATCCGCAGACGGTGGTACGCTCCCCCGAATCACTGATGTCGCCGGCCTGGTCGCCCGACAGCAAGCGCCTGGCCTATGTGTCGTTCGAAGACAGGCGTTCCAAGGTGTATATCCAGAACATGACCGACGGCCGGCGCACCATGATCGCCGAATTTACCGGCATCAACGGGGCGCCGGCCTGGTCGCCCGACGGCCGCAGTCTGGCGCTGACGCTGTCACGCGACGGTAATGCCGAGATTTATGTGATGCAGCTCGATACGCGCGCGCTCCGGCGACTGACCAGCGATCCGGCCATCGACACCGAGGCGGCCTGGTCGCCGGATGGCCGCGATATCGTGTTCACTTCTGACCGTGCCGGCACGCCGCAGATCTACCGCATGACGGCGTCCGGCGGGCCGGCGGAACGCCTGACCTTCGAAGGGGATTACAATGCCCGTGCTTCCTATGCCGCGGATGGAAAGTCCATCACCTTCATCAGCCGGAGTCAGGGGGGGTTCCGCGTCGCGGTGCTGCGACTCGACAATCGGACAGCGCAGGTTCTGACCGAGACTTCGCTCGACGAATCGCCCAGTTTCGCCCCCAACGGGCGTATGATTATATATGCCACCGAGGTGCGTGGCCGCGGCGTGCTGGCTTCGGTCTCCGCTGACGGTCGTGTGCGTCAGCTTTTCAAATTAGAGGAGGGTGATGTGCGTGAGCCCGCCTGGTCGCCTTACAACCGTGAACTGCAATATAAGGAGTGA
- the tolA gene encoding cell envelope integrity protein TolA, producing the protein MLAKRLRHNPGRFRAIVYAVLVHAVLIGLAVIGFRWTVQSPSSEVVQAVAVPEPPTRKPEETNKRAQEEEAARQKAEADKRRQAEQKQQQQQQEEQEKLAQQRLVAERKKQEAQEKERQKRMQEEAHKKEEARRQKAAEQTLKESLAAEEKAQLAAASAARAGTEIQKYRYLIERQVSRNWNRPGTTKGLKCEVLVKLTPSGEVLSAKVERSSGNAIFDRSVENAVYKAAPLPLPEDPALFDNFREIRFVFDPDKEA; encoded by the coding sequence GTGTTAGCCAAGAGGTTGCGCCATAATCCGGGACGGTTCCGGGCCATCGTGTATGCCGTGCTGGTGCATGCCGTGCTGATCGGGCTTGCCGTCATCGGTTTCCGCTGGACGGTGCAGTCGCCTTCCAGCGAGGTGGTACAGGCCGTGGCCGTGCCGGAACCGCCCACGCGCAAACCCGAGGAAACGAACAAGCGCGCGCAGGAAGAGGAAGCGGCGCGCCAGAAGGCCGAGGCGGACAAGCGTCGTCAGGCCGAGCAGAAGCAGCAACAGCAGCAGCAAGAAGAGCAAGAGAAACTGGCGCAGCAGCGCCTGGTGGCGGAGCGCAAGAAACAGGAAGCGCAGGAAAAGGAACGGCAGAAACGCATGCAGGAAGAGGCGCACAAGAAAGAGGAGGCGCGGCGCCAGAAGGCGGCCGAGCAGACATTGAAGGAGTCGCTGGCCGCGGAAGAAAAGGCACAGCTGGCGGCGGCGAGCGCGGCGCGCGCCGGCACGGAGATACAGAAGTATCGCTACCTGATCGAACGGCAGGTCAGCCGCAACTGGAACCGGCCGGGTACTACCAAGGGCCTGAAGTGCGAGGTACTGGTGAAACTCACGCCGAGCGGCGAGGTGCTGTCGGCCAAAGTGGAGCGCTCCAGCGGCAACGCGATATTCGACCGTTCGGTGGAAAATGCCGTGTACAAGGCGGCGCCCCTGCCGTTGCCCGAGGACCCGGCCTTGTTCGATAATTTCCGGGAAATCCGGTTTGTGTTTGATCCCGACAAGGAGGCCTGA
- the tolR gene encoding protein TolR, which yields MEPYRKRHKKLMSEINVVPYIDVMLVLLVIFMITAPLLSQGVKVELPRAAAQPVESQDQETLVVTVDREGKYFLDDRRISSEELRRKVAAILRLRPKTPVLIRGDRQANYGEVVKAMTLLQSAGAPSVGLLTEPPR from the coding sequence GTGGAGCCTTACCGCAAGCGCCACAAGAAACTGATGAGCGAGATCAACGTCGTGCCATATATCGACGTGATGCTGGTGCTGCTGGTGATCTTCATGATCACCGCGCCGCTGCTGTCGCAGGGCGTCAAGGTGGAGCTGCCGCGGGCAGCGGCGCAGCCGGTGGAATCCCAGGACCAGGAAACGCTGGTGGTGACGGTGGATCGCGAGGGAAAATATTTTCTCGATGACCGGCGCATCTCGTCCGAGGAATTGCGCCGGAAAGTGGCGGCGATTCTGCGCCTGCGGCCGAAGACGCCGGTATTGATTCGCGGCGACCGGCAGGCGAATTACGGCGAGGTGGTGAAGGCGATGACCCTGCTGCAGTCCGCCGGTGCGCCGAGCGTAGGTCTGTTAACCGAGCCACCGCGATGA
- the tolQ gene encoding protein TolQ, producing MDITANEGIAMWSLVRNASLPVQLVMLMLLAASVLSWTMIFRKWFALKSANQVADRFETKFWSGANINQMFIEQSKKETNATGMASIFVEGFREYKRLSQESRIEPMDILEGVQRAMRVALSREIDYLETHLSFLATVGSTSPYVGLFGTVWGIMNSFRSLGMVQQATIAHVAPGIAEALIATAIGLFAAIPAVIAYNRYSNKVERLVTRYEIFMQEFASILQRQAYAARA from the coding sequence ATGGACATAACCGCGAACGAAGGCATTGCCATGTGGTCCCTGGTCCGGAACGCCTCGCTGCCGGTGCAGCTGGTCATGCTGATGCTGCTGGCCGCCTCGGTGCTTTCCTGGACCATGATTTTCCGCAAGTGGTTCGCGCTGAAAAGCGCGAACCAGGTGGCCGACCGCTTCGAAACCAAATTCTGGTCCGGCGCCAATATCAACCAGATGTTCATCGAGCAGTCGAAAAAGGAAACCAATGCCACCGGCATGGCCAGCATCTTCGTGGAGGGATTCCGCGAATACAAACGTCTCAGCCAGGAGTCCAGGATCGAGCCCATGGATATCCTCGAGGGCGTGCAGCGCGCCATGCGCGTGGCGTTGTCGCGCGAGATCGACTACCTGGAGACGCATCTTTCGTTCCTGGCCACGGTCGGTTCGACCAGCCCGTATGTCGGCCTGTTCGGCACCGTCTGGGGCATCATGAATTCCTTCCGTTCGCTCGGCATGGTGCAGCAGGCCACCATCGCGCATGTCGCTCCCGGCATTGCCGAGGCGCTGATCGCCACCGCCATCGGCCTGTTCGCCGCCATTCCCGCGGTGATTGCCTATAACCGCTACTCGAACAAGGTGGAGCGGCTGGTGACGCGTTATGAGATTTTCATGCAGGAGTTCGCCAGCATTCTCCAGCGCCAGGCGTACGCGGCGAGGGCCTAG
- the ybgC gene encoding tol-pal system-associated acyl-CoA thioesterase, with protein sequence MKSVFSIPIRVYYEDTDSGAVVYYANYLKFMERARTEWLRALGFEQDELMRRDGVIFAVRSAKIEFLKPARFNDMLQVTAQVSRRGKASLTFAQEIRRDGLTLCEGEVKVACLDAATFAPQPIPEGIGSKIDKGTAAWT encoded by the coding sequence ATGAAATCTGTTTTTTCCATTCCCATACGGGTTTATTACGAGGATACGGATTCCGGAGCCGTGGTGTACTACGCGAATTACCTGAAATTCATGGAACGGGCCCGCACCGAGTGGCTGCGTGCACTCGGCTTCGAGCAGGACGAACTTATGCGCCGGGATGGCGTCATATTTGCCGTGCGTTCCGCCAAAATCGAATTTCTGAAGCCGGCGCGTTTCAACGACATGCTGCAGGTCACGGCGCAGGTCAGCCGGCGCGGCAAGGCCAGCCTTACCTTTGCCCAGGAAATCCGGCGCGACGGGCTCACGCTCTGCGAGGGCGAGGTGAAGGTGGCCTGCCTCGACGCCGCCACGTTCGCGCCGCAGCCGATTCCGGAAGGCATCGGATCAAAAATAGATAAAGGAACCGCCGCATGGACATAA
- the ruvB gene encoding Holliday junction branch migration DNA helicase RuvB, translating to MIETDRLVSAHAVDTAEEAADIRRLRPARLAEYVGQEPIRRQMEIFIAAARGRSEALDHVLLFGPPGLGKTTLAHIVANEMGVGLRQTSGPVLERPGDLAAILTNLQPNDVLFIDEIHRLSPIVEEILYPAMEDYQLDILIGEGPAARSIKLDLPPFTLVGATTRAGLLTSPLRDRFGIVQRLEFYNPEELARIVARSAGILEIPIEPDAVAAIARRSRGTPRIVNRLLRRARDFAQIKGNGRLTGDIAELALSMLEVDQCGFDMLDRKLLLAVIEKFSGGPVGVDNLAAAIGEERDTIEDVIEPFLIQQGYLMRTPRGRLATASAWRHFGLKAPSSPEQRGIFEE from the coding sequence ATGATTGAGACCGACCGACTGGTATCCGCGCACGCGGTGGACACGGCCGAGGAAGCCGCTGACATCCGCCGTCTGCGTCCCGCGCGCCTGGCGGAATACGTCGGTCAGGAGCCGATCCGCCGGCAGATGGAGATTTTCATCGCCGCCGCCCGCGGGCGCAGCGAGGCCCTGGACCACGTGCTGCTGTTCGGCCCGCCGGGCCTCGGCAAGACCACGCTGGCCCATATCGTAGCCAATGAAATGGGCGTGGGGCTGCGCCAGACCTCGGGGCCGGTGCTGGAGCGTCCCGGCGACCTGGCGGCGATCCTGACCAACCTGCAACCCAACGACGTCCTGTTCATCGACGAGATTCACCGGCTGAGCCCCATCGTCGAGGAAATCCTCTATCCCGCCATGGAGGACTATCAGCTTGATATCCTCATCGGCGAGGGCCCGGCGGCGCGCTCCATCAAGCTCGACCTGCCGCCGTTCACGCTCGTGGGCGCGACCACGCGCGCCGGGCTGCTGACCTCGCCGTTGCGCGACCGCTTCGGCATCGTGCAACGCCTGGAGTTTTACAATCCGGAGGAACTGGCCCGCATCGTTGCGCGTTCCGCCGGGATTCTGGAGATACCGATCGAGCCCGATGCCGTGGCGGCGATCGCACGGCGCTCGCGCGGCACCCCGCGCATCGTCAACCGCCTGTTGCGGCGCGCCCGCGATTTTGCCCAGATCAAAGGCAACGGACGCCTGACGGGCGACATCGCCGAATTGGCGCTCAGCATGCTAGAAGTGGACCAGTGCGGCTTCGATATGCTCGACCGCAAGCTGCTGCTGGCCGTGATCGAAAAATTTTCCGGCGGCCCGGTGGGGGTGGACAATCTCGCCGCGGCCATAGGCGAGGAGCGTGATACCATCGAGGACGTGATCGAGCCGTTTCTGATTCAGCAGGGTTATCTCATGCGCACGCCGCGCGGTCGCCTGGCCACCGCTTCGGCCTGGCGGCACTTCGGCCTCAAGGCGCCGAGCTCGCCGGAGCAGCGGGGCATATTCGAGGAATGA
- the ruvA gene encoding Holliday junction branch migration protein RuvA: protein MIGRLRGVLLRKEPPVLLVDVGGVGYELEAPMTTFYELPAVGEPVTLHTHLVVREDAHLLYGFAREAQRRLFRDLLKVNGVGPRVALAVLSGLSDEEFTRCVAEEDIARLTKVPGIGRKTAERLVIEMRDKLPKEIPLPAASVTADGPAVPADPVSEAVSALVSLGYKPNEASRAVRGIASRGLSAEEIIRQALKGMAV, encoded by the coding sequence GTGATCGGCCGGCTGCGCGGGGTGTTGTTGCGCAAGGAACCGCCGGTGCTGCTGGTGGACGTGGGCGGCGTGGGTTACGAGCTGGAAGCGCCCATGACCACCTTTTACGAACTGCCGGCGGTGGGCGAGCCGGTCACGCTGCATACGCACCTGGTGGTGCGCGAGGATGCCCACCTATTATATGGTTTTGCGCGTGAGGCCCAGCGCCGGCTGTTTCGCGATCTGCTCAAGGTCAATGGCGTGGGACCGCGCGTGGCCCTGGCGGTGCTTTCGGGCCTGTCGGACGAAGAATTCACCCGCTGCGTGGCTGAAGAGGACATCGCCCGCCTGACCAAAGTCCCCGGGATTGGCCGCAAGACTGCCGAGCGCCTGGTCATCGAAATGCGCGACAAGCTGCCGAAGGAGATTCCGCTGCCGGCCGCCTCTGTCACCGCGGACGGCCCGGCGGTGCCGGCCGATCCGGTGAGCGAGGCGGTCAGCGCGCTGGTGTCGCTCGGTTACAAACCGAACGAGGCGAGCCGGGCGGTGCGTGGCATTGCCTCCAGGGGATTGAGCGCGGAAGAAATCATTCGTCAGGCCCTGAAGGGCATGGCAGTATGA
- the ruvC gene encoding crossover junction endodeoxyribonuclease RuvC, whose protein sequence is MRILGIDPGSRITGFGVVQVLRNGRVEYIASGCVRVPKAELAGRLKTVYDGVAEIIRTYQPTVLAIEKVFMAKNADSALKLGQARGAAILAGANHMLDVAEYTALQIKRAAVGKGHAGKQQVQHMVKALLGLSAAPQADAADALACAICHAHHAVGRLSQAAALTRRRSGRRGMRLPL, encoded by the coding sequence ATGCGCATCCTCGGCATCGACCCCGGTTCCCGCATTACCGGTTTCGGTGTGGTGCAGGTGCTGCGTAACGGCCGGGTCGAATACATCGCCAGCGGTTGCGTGCGCGTGCCCAAGGCCGAGCTTGCCGGCCGGCTCAAGACGGTGTACGACGGCGTGGCGGAAATCATCCGGACCTATCAACCGACGGTGCTGGCGATCGAAAAGGTATTCATGGCAAAAAACGCGGATTCCGCGCTCAAACTCGGACAGGCACGCGGCGCGGCCATTCTCGCCGGGGCCAACCACATGCTCGATGTCGCCGAGTACACCGCGCTGCAGATCAAGCGCGCCGCCGTCGGCAAGGGCCATGCCGGCAAGCAGCAGGTGCAGCACATGGTGAAGGCGCTGCTGGGCCTTAGCGCCGCGCCCCAGGCCGACGCCGCCGACGCGCTCGCCTGCGCCATCTGCCATGCGCATCACGCGGTCGGGCGCCTGTCGCAGGCAGCGGCCCTGACCCGGCGCCGCTCGGGCCGGCGTGGCATGAGGTTGCCGCTGTGA
- a CDS encoding YebC/PmpR family DNA-binding transcriptional regulator — protein MAGHSKWANIKHRKGVQDARRGKIFTKLIREITIAARMGGGGDPKLNPRLRAAVDKALDANMTRDTIERAIKRGTGELEGAQYEEVHYEGYGPAGVAILVECTTDNRTRTVGEVRHAFSRHGGNLGQDGSVAFLFTKTGVLVYPAGASEDRIMEAALEAGADDVITDQDGSIEVLTTPEAFHAVLEAMGKHGLKPEQAEIQQRAATSAPVAGVDAENLLKLLEALDDLDDVQSVYSNADLPDALLKQAS, from the coding sequence ATGGCCGGCCATAGCAAATGGGCCAATATCAAGCACCGCAAAGGCGTGCAAGACGCCCGGCGCGGCAAGATATTCACCAAGCTGATCCGCGAAATCACCATCGCCGCGCGCATGGGCGGCGGGGGCGATCCCAAGCTGAACCCGCGCCTGCGTGCCGCCGTGGACAAGGCGCTCGACGCCAACATGACCCGGGACACCATCGAGCGCGCCATCAAGCGCGGCACCGGCGAGCTCGAAGGCGCGCAATACGAGGAAGTGCATTATGAAGGCTACGGCCCGGCCGGGGTCGCGATCCTGGTCGAGTGCACCACCGACAACCGCACCCGCACCGTGGGCGAGGTGCGCCATGCCTTTTCCCGGCATGGCGGCAATCTGGGCCAGGACGGCTCGGTGGCCTTTCTTTTCACCAAGACCGGCGTGCTCGTCTATCCCGCGGGCGCGAGTGAGGACAGGATTATGGAAGCCGCCCTCGAAGCCGGCGCCGACGACGTGATCACGGACCAGGACGGTTCGATTGAAGTTCTGACCACACCGGAGGCGTTTCATGCCGTGCTCGAGGCCATGGGGAAACATGGCCTGAAACCCGAGCAGGCCGAGATACAGCAGCGCGCCGCGACCTCGGCACCCGTGGCCGGCGTGGATGCGGAGAATCTGCTCAAGCTGCTGGAGGCGCTGGATGACCTGGATGATGTGCAGAGCGTGTATTCCAATGCCGACCTTCCAGACGCACTTCTCAAGCAGGCGAGTTGA
- a CDS encoding alpha/beta fold hydrolase: MDPGEPGRRSRGQPDQGGPGRGRGRAPGAQAHARRFAITAARPQAVVLIHGLWFSGYILWLLARRLRRQGFVIHVFSYASVRLDLHANAAQLARFLDTLDADTVHLVGHSLGGILIRALFQDHPRQKPGRIVTLGTPHGSCRVAQHLNRHAFWRRAMGKGVAQLLAGEPQQWTPPPREIGALCGTRSFGLGRFLYRGLPRPNDGLLTVKESAFPAAQEHLVLPVSHTGMMFSRAAARQIAAFLNAGRFDR; encoded by the coding sequence GTGGACCCTGGAGAACCTGGTCGCCGGTCGCGTGGTCAACCAGATCAAGGTGGCCCCGGCCGAGGCCGAGGCCGCGCGCCTGGCGCTCAAGCGCATGCTCGACGTTTCGCCATAACCGCCGCCAGACCCCAAGCCGTCGTTCTCATCCATGGCCTGTGGTTCTCGGGCTATATCCTGTGGTTGCTGGCACGTCGCTTGCGCCGTCAGGGATTTGTGATTCATGTGTTTTCTTATGCTTCCGTCCGCCTCGATCTCCATGCCAATGCCGCGCAGCTGGCGCGTTTCCTCGACACACTCGATGCTGACACCGTGCATCTGGTTGGCCACAGTCTCGGTGGCATCCTGATCCGCGCGCTGTTTCAGGATCATCCCCGGCAGAAACCGGGACGCATCGTCACGCTGGGCACCCCGCATGGCAGTTGCCGCGTGGCGCAGCACCTGAACCGTCACGCCTTCTGGCGCCGGGCGATGGGAAAGGGCGTGGCGCAACTGCTGGCCGGCGAACCCCAGCAATGGACGCCGCCGCCACGCGAAATCGGCGCGCTTTGTGGTACGCGTTCCTTCGGTCTGGGGCGCTTCCTGTATCGCGGCTTGCCGCGGCCGAACGACGGCTTGCTGACGGTGAAAGAAAGCGCCTTTCCCGCCGCGCAGGAACACCTGGTGTTGCCGGTGTCGCATACCGGCATGATGTTTTCACGCGCGGCGGCACGTCAGATCGCCGCGTTTCTGAATGCCGGTCGTTTCGATCGATGA